The window GATACTGCCGCATTCAGCCGCGATATGGCTTCCTGAAGCTTTGATGTGGATGTGGCGTAGGAGATCCTTACGCAGGTGGGATCTCCGAAGGCAGTTCCCGGCACCATGGCAACAAATGCCTTGTCGAGAAAGTAGTTGCACAGGTCATCACTGGTCTTGATCTGGTAGTTTTCGAATCTTTTACCGAAAAGTTTTTTGACGTTTGGAAAAACATAAAAGGCTCCCTCCGGAACATTTGTTTGAAATCCGGGAATTTTACCGAGTTCAGCGATCACCAGGTCACGTCGTTCTTTAAAGGCGTTGACCATCCTCTGAAGGTCATTGCTTTGCCCGGGATCGATCAGCAGGGCTCTTAGGGCGGCTCTTTGAGCAATGCTGCTGGCGCCGGAGGTCATCTGGCCCTGTAATTTTTCACACGCTGCGGCGATTTGGCGGGGCGCTCCCAGGTAACCCAGCCTCCAGCCAGTCATGGCAAATCCTTTGGAAACACCGTTCACCGTGACAACCCTGTCGCGGATGAAATCAAACTGTGCCATACTGGCGTGACCACCCGTAAAATTGATGAGTTCATAAATTTCATCCGAAATGATGTAGATTTCTTCGTGGCGGGAGAAGACTTCAGCCAGGGCCTGCAGCTCTTTTTCCGTGTAAACGGACCCTGAAGGATTGCAGGGGCTGGAGAAGATCATCAGGCGGGTTCGGTCGGTGATGGCCTGTTCGATCTGCTGTGGTGTGACCTTAAAGTCATTTTC of the Bacteroidales bacterium genome contains:
- a CDS encoding pyridoxal phosphate-dependent aminotransferase, which codes for MIRLSDRVNQLAESETLAMAKRSRELAAQGKQVINLSIGEPDFYTPDSIKQAAVEAIDLNYTFYSPVPGYKDLRDAICLKFKRDNNLDYTPEQIVVSSGAKHAIANAVLCLVNPGDEVLLPTPYWVSYRELVKLAEGTPVFVPALIENDFKVTPQQIEQAITDRTRLMIFSSPCNPSGSVYTEKELQALAEVFSRHEEIYIISDEIYELINFTGGHASMAQFDFIRDRVVTVNGVSKGFAMTGWRLGYLGAPRQIAAACEKLQGQMTSGASSIAQRAALRALLIDPGQSNDLQRMVNAFKERRDLVIAELGKIPGFQTNVPEGAFYVFPNVKKLFGKRFENYQIKTSDDLCNYFLDKAFVAMVPGTAFGDPTCVRISYATSTSKLQEAISRLNAAVSQLH